A portion of the Syntrophus gentianae genome contains these proteins:
- a CDS encoding cytoplasmic protein yields the protein MAKHSHEFVETYDGFVGYGLDRQTDEHTVHLYLQKFSDDSLMNTILKRMTDEDLAEVFDTASKMLKKYLTEPEYHQLFLKDDKG from the coding sequence ATGGCAAAGCACTCCCATGAGTTTGTGGAAACCTATGATGGTTTCGTAGGATATGGTCTGGACAGGCAGACTGATGAGCATACGGTGCACCTGTATCTGCAGAAATTTTCCGATGACTCTCTGATGAATACGATTCTGAAGCGGATGACTGATGAGGATTTAGCAGAAGTCTTTGATACAGCGAGTAAAATGCTGAAGAAATATCTGACGGAGCCCGAATATCACCAGTTGTTTCTCAAAGACGACAAAGGTTGA
- a CDS encoding NifB/NifX family molybdenum-iron cluster-binding protein, producing MKSALPVCGQDIALVFDDADFLLLIEAGETGSLREERLRCSGNSMIDRANQLRSLDVDLLICGAISCPLQRMIEAQGIDVIPFVRGKATEVFDAYCRNRLEDQRFLMPGRRTLSNGRLCRGQQKRRRARGDEKA from the coding sequence ATGAAATCAGCCCTTCCGGTTTGCGGGCAGGATATTGCCCTCGTTTTTGATGATGCAGATTTCCTGCTTCTTATCGAGGCCGGGGAAACGGGATCTCTCAGAGAGGAACGGTTGCGTTGCTCTGGAAATTCGATGATTGACCGGGCAAACCAGCTGAGATCTCTGGATGTGGATCTCCTGATCTGCGGCGCTATTTCCTGTCCTTTGCAAAGAATGATCGAGGCGCAGGGAATCGACGTCATTCCCTTTGTGCGCGGAAAGGCGACGGAGGTTTTTGATGCCTATTGCAGGAACCGTCTTGAGGACCAACGCTTCTTGATGCCGGGAAGGCGCACTCTCTCGAATGGGCGTCTCTGCCGCGGACAGCAGAAGCGACGGCGTGCCAGGGGAGATGAAAAGGCATAG
- a CDS encoding nucleotide-binding protein — translation MKIAVAGGRGGTGKTTLAINFAQALAKGGHEVTLLDCDVEEPNIRLFLPSEIESVSSVEISFPDVTREKCTGCRVCAEVCEYQAIAVLGNKVFIFPELCQACGACAWFCPQKAIREIPREIGKIQMGRKGRIRLIGGRLNEGEVLSPVIIKRVKERGLDGSIAVIDAPSGASWPVMAAVRDTDGVLLVTEPTPFGLHDLKPAVEMLRRLELPCAVAINRSTLGEKDLWRYCLSEQLPIVLEIPDDRRIAEACSQGKTLLEAFPEYREIFLQGWQNLQETFGVS, via the coding sequence TTGAAAATTGCTGTAGCGGGCGGAAGGGGGGGGACAGGGAAAACCACCTTGGCAATCAATTTTGCACAGGCTTTGGCAAAGGGCGGGCATGAAGTGACCCTGCTGGACTGCGATGTGGAAGAACCCAATATCCGCCTTTTTCTTCCTTCGGAAATTGAATCTGTTTCGTCTGTGGAAATTTCATTTCCTGATGTGACACGGGAAAAGTGCACAGGATGCCGGGTTTGCGCAGAAGTCTGCGAGTATCAAGCCATAGCTGTCCTTGGGAACAAAGTCTTCATTTTTCCTGAACTTTGTCAAGCCTGCGGAGCCTGCGCCTGGTTCTGTCCGCAAAAGGCGATTCGGGAGATCCCACGGGAGATCGGCAAGATCCAGATGGGAAGAAAAGGGCGTATTCGCCTCATCGGGGGGCGGCTCAATGAAGGAGAGGTCCTATCGCCGGTGATCATCAAGCGGGTCAAGGAACGTGGCCTTGACGGAAGCATTGCCGTCATCGATGCTCCTTCAGGCGCCTCATGGCCCGTTATGGCCGCAGTTCGCGATACGGATGGGGTTCTGCTGGTTACGGAGCCCACTCCCTTTGGTCTTCATGACTTGAAGCCTGCAGTAGAAATGTTACGACGACTGGAACTTCCTTGCGCTGTGGCCATTAATCGTAGCACTCTGGGGGAAAAGGATCTGTGGCGTTATTGCTTAAGCGAACAGCTTCCCATTGTTCTTGAAATTCCCGACGACCGGCGGATTGCTGAGGCGTGTTCGCAGGGCAAAACGCTTTTGGAAGCATTCCCCGAATACCGGGAGATTTTCCTTCAGGGATGGCAGAACTTGCAGGAAACTTTCGGAGTATCTTAG
- a CDS encoding ATP-binding protein yields the protein MAVVSGRGGAGKTSIVASFALLAKRKVLVDCDVEAANLHLILTPTVEHEEDFCAGGKARIRPERCTACGFCMRLCRFGAIFFKEEMGKTPGMAKPVIRRLLCNGCKLCVRICPEEAIDFEPHVESRMLVSKTDYGPMVHARLGMDLKNAGQLVAAVRKKARSVAAEKGLDQVIIDGSSGFGLAVSQSITGTDLVLAVFEPNVSGEQDFLRLAELTAHFRIPLMVCVNKWDLNKEMTEKIEDLTIERNARPLGRVRYDRNVANAMIAGKSVVEFARGGAADDIRKLWEKISES from the coding sequence ATGGCGGTCGTCAGCGGGAGAGGCGGAGCAGGAAAAACCAGTATCGTGGCGAGTTTTGCCCTTCTTGCAAAGAGAAAAGTACTGGTTGATTGCGATGTGGAGGCTGCGAATCTCCATCTGATCCTGACTCCAACGGTCGAGCATGAGGAAGATTTTTGTGCAGGCGGCAAGGCCAGGATTCGACCTGAGCGATGCACCGCCTGCGGTTTCTGTATGCGCCTATGCCGCTTCGGAGCTATTTTTTTCAAAGAAGAGATGGGCAAAACCCCTGGAATGGCGAAACCCGTCATTCGTCGTCTTCTGTGCAACGGATGCAAACTCTGTGTGCGGATTTGTCCTGAAGAGGCCATAGATTTCGAACCTCACGTGGAGAGTCGGATGCTTGTGTCTAAAACGGATTACGGCCCCATGGTTCATGCCAGACTCGGCATGGACCTGAAAAATGCCGGACAGCTGGTGGCGGCCGTCCGAAAAAAGGCACGGAGCGTCGCCGCAGAAAAAGGGCTGGATCAGGTAATCATTGACGGATCGTCGGGCTTCGGCCTTGCAGTCAGTCAGTCCATTACGGGAACGGATCTTGTCCTGGCCGTTTTTGAACCAAACGTGTCGGGCGAACAGGATTTTCTGCGACTGGCGGAGTTGACAGCTCATTTCCGGATTCCGCTAATGGTTTGTGTCAACAAGTGGGACTTGAATAAGGAGATGACGGAAAAGATTGAGGATTTAACGATAGAAAGGAATGCCCGGCCATTGGGGCGGGTGCGTTATGACCGGAATGTCGCCAACGCCATGATCGCTGGGAAAAGTGTTGTGGAATTTGCCAGGGGTGGGGCGGCGGACGATATCAGGAAACTATGGGAGAAGATTTCTGAAAGTTGA
- a CDS encoding Mrp/NBP35 family ATP-binding protein, translating into MGSCDSCNSGNSGNSPECGGCSTEGGQTDISKANLSDDEKVKINMQRIAHKILVLSGKGGVGKSTVAVNLATALALQGRRVGLLDVDFHGPSIPTLLHLEGKRPEATENGLLPITIEGGMKVMSIGFLLQRPDDAVIWRGPLKIGAIKQLLGDVAWGDLDYLVIDFPPGTGDEPLTVAQTIPEADGAVVVTTPQDVSTIDVSKSVTFCRQLNIPVLGVVENMSGLICPHCSKLIDLFKQGGGEEMAKRMGVPFLGRIPLDPQIVQSSDEGRPFVYHHSNTEAAAAFQGIVEPLLDLR; encoded by the coding sequence ATGGGTTCATGTGATTCATGCAATTCAGGTAATTCAGGTAATTCACCGGAGTGTGGAGGTTGCTCAACGGAGGGCGGCCAGACGGATATTTCTAAGGCGAATCTCAGCGATGACGAGAAGGTGAAAATAAACATGCAGCGTATCGCCCACAAAATCCTGGTTCTTTCGGGAAAGGGGGGTGTCGGCAAGAGTACCGTTGCGGTCAATCTGGCGACCGCCCTGGCCCTCCAGGGAAGGCGCGTGGGGCTTCTGGATGTGGATTTTCACGGGCCAAGCATCCCCACACTCCTTCATCTGGAGGGAAAAAGGCCGGAGGCAACGGAGAATGGGCTGCTTCCCATTACGATTGAAGGCGGCATGAAGGTAATGTCCATTGGGTTTCTTCTGCAACGGCCGGATGACGCCGTGATCTGGCGGGGACCGCTGAAGATTGGTGCAATCAAACAACTGCTGGGCGATGTGGCCTGGGGAGATTTGGACTATCTCGTCATCGATTTCCCGCCGGGGACGGGAGACGAACCGCTCACCGTGGCCCAGACGATTCCTGAGGCGGACGGCGCCGTAGTGGTGACGACGCCCCAGGACGTATCAACCATTGATGTCAGCAAATCCGTGACGTTCTGCCGGCAATTGAACATCCCCGTTCTGGGCGTGGTTGAAAACATGAGTGGCCTGATCTGTCCGCACTGCTCGAAGCTTATCGACCTGTTCAAACAGGGGGGCGGCGAGGAAATGGCCAAACGGATGGGCGTGCCCTTTCTGGGCCGAATCCCTCTTGATCCCCAGATTGTGCAATCGTCGGATGAGGGACGGCCCTTCGTCTATCACCATTCGAATACGGAAGCCGCGGCTGCCTTCCAAGGGATTGTCGAACCGCTGCTCGATCTCCGGTGA
- a CDS encoding MBL fold metallo-hydrolase yields the protein MQIRIVATGSTPQERREGRWGLSLLLGESVLLDTFGMADLFWDNLCKVRGDVSRIRHVVLSHEHWDHIEGLEKLAEKNSTVTVYICPHTEASVKAWIRGFGMPVVEVDDWLEIEKGVFISGEIAGTWSGNPLWEQIVVIQEQPWLSVLTGCAHPGLFPILQRVQNRFADPITLLMGGFHLMNSTEEGIAAAVTALRMFGVQRIAPTHCTGEPAVSILRETFGNRFVPVEEGGLINSREKIQE from the coding sequence ATGCAAATTCGCATCGTAGCGACAGGTTCAACACCTCAGGAAAGGAGGGAAGGGCGGTGGGGTCTTTCTCTCCTTCTTGGAGAATCGGTGCTCCTGGACACCTTCGGTATGGCGGACCTGTTCTGGGATAATCTCTGCAAAGTGCGAGGAGATGTCTCCCGGATCAGGCATGTCGTTCTTTCCCACGAGCACTGGGATCATATAGAGGGCCTGGAAAAGCTTGCGGAAAAGAATTCAACGGTAACCGTTTACATCTGCCCTCACACGGAAGCTTCAGTAAAGGCTTGGATCAGGGGATTCGGAATGCCGGTTGTTGAAGTAGACGATTGGCTTGAAATTGAAAAGGGCGTTTTCATATCGGGTGAAATTGCCGGAACCTGGAGTGGAAATCCTCTGTGGGAACAGATTGTGGTGATTCAAGAGCAGCCGTGGCTTTCCGTTCTGACTGGATGCGCTCACCCGGGGCTCTTTCCTATTCTTCAGCGTGTGCAAAACCGGTTTGCCGATCCAATCACCCTGCTGATGGGCGGTTTCCATCTGATGAACAGTACGGAAGAAGGGATTGCGGCAGCTGTCACTGCTCTTCGAATGTTCGGTGTTCAACGGATTGCACCAACACACTGTACGGGAGAGCCCGCGGTCTCCATTCTCCGGGAAACCTTCGGCAATCGTTTTGTTCCGGTGGAGGAGGGCGGCCTGATCAATAGCCGTGAAAAGATACAGGAATGA
- a CDS encoding pyruvoyl-dependent arginine decarboxylase: MFLPNKIFFTKGVGNHRAELHSFELALRDAGIEKCNLVQVSSIMPPGCRIISRAEGLRLLKPGSITYCVMSRCASNEPRRLLAASVGCAIPADKTTYGYISEHHAFGQTEKQAGEYAEDLAAAMLASTLGIDFNIEESWDEKKEIFKISGKIVGTRNVTQSSIVKSTDYTTVLAAAVFVFS; the protein is encoded by the coding sequence ATGTTTTTACCGAATAAAATTTTCTTTACAAAGGGCGTTGGAAATCATCGGGCGGAGCTGCACTCTTTTGAACTGGCCCTCCGGGATGCGGGAATTGAAAAATGCAATCTGGTACAGGTATCCAGTATCATGCCGCCCGGCTGCCGGATCATCTCGCGGGCTGAAGGCCTGCGGTTACTGAAGCCCGGGTCGATTACCTATTGCGTCATGAGTCGATGCGCCAGCAACGAGCCCAGAAGGCTGCTGGCTGCATCGGTCGGTTGTGCCATTCCAGCGGATAAAACCACTTATGGCTACATCAGTGAACACCATGCCTTCGGGCAGACGGAGAAGCAGGCCGGCGAATATGCCGAAGATCTGGCGGCAGCCATGCTGGCGTCCACGCTGGGCATCGACTTTAATATCGAGGAAAGCTGGGATGAAAAAAAAGAAATTTTCAAAATCAGCGGAAAGATCGTTGGTACGAGAAACGTCACTCAGTCCAGCATTGTAAAAAGTACGGATTATACAACCGTCCTGGCGGCTGCCGTTTTTGTTTTTTCCTGA
- a CDS encoding putative Se/S carrier-like protein produces MTIFSMIGVALAMTLVALLWFGLHYCLNSLMKDPDGIAKVTGSCGDTMEIALKFNGPRVEDVHCWTDGCAISKMCVETVGMLARGKNVAELEKIDTSAILERVGNLPDTHMHCAVLAETTLHKAVSVYKLKNPVIASCETGCRKEYALDNGLHHEVGASPAEKLNYVVYLFPSSNYVMKAERILKEFGIDHKIIPVPRHLSSNCGVCLRIPQDQQQRVSETLREKVSWEQMAVL; encoded by the coding sequence ATGACGATCTTCAGTATGATTGGCGTTGCTTTGGCTATGACGCTGGTGGCTCTTCTCTGGTTCGGCCTGCACTATTGTCTGAATTCTCTTATGAAGGACCCGGATGGTATTGCCAAAGTAACAGGTTCGTGCGGCGATACCATGGAGATTGCCCTGAAATTCAATGGCCCACGGGTGGAAGATGTCCATTGCTGGACCGATGGTTGCGCGATCAGCAAAATGTGCGTGGAGACAGTGGGAATGCTTGCCCGCGGCAAGAACGTGGCAGAGCTCGAAAAAATCGATACATCGGCCATTCTGGAACGGGTGGGGAATCTTCCCGATACGCATATGCATTGTGCTGTTCTCGCTGAAACGACATTGCATAAGGCAGTTTCCGTTTATAAACTCAAGAATCCAGTTATTGCGTCTTGTGAAACAGGATGCCGCAAGGAGTATGCTCTGGATAACGGTTTACACCATGAGGTCGGCGCATCCCCGGCAGAAAAATTGAATTATGTCGTGTACCTTTTTCCTTCCTCGAACTATGTGATGAAGGCTGAAAGAATCCTCAAAGAATTTGGAATTGACCATAAGATTATTCCCGTCCCCCGTCATCTCAGCTCCAACTGCGGTGTTTGCCTCCGGATTCCACAGGATCAGCAGCAAAGGGTCAGCGAAACGCTGAGGGAAAAGGTATCCTGGGAACAAATGGCCGTTCTCTGA
- the nifU gene encoding Fe-S cluster assembly protein NifU yields the protein MWEYTDKVMEHFWNPRNVGEVENPDGLGEVGSIACGDALRLTFKVDENKRITEAKFKSFGCASAIAAASALTEMLKGLTVEDAEKITNQDIAASLGGLPKQKMHCSVLGEQVLEKAIAYYRGNPADNKEEMICECFGVTELEIQKALKENNLTTVEEVTNYTKAGGGCGSCHERIQGIIDWVRSAARKPREPKLITIRNILMVEKSGKENIEKNQAGTLPG from the coding sequence ATGTGGGAATATACGGATAAGGTCATGGAACATTTTTGGAACCCCCGCAATGTTGGGGAAGTTGAAAATCCCGACGGTCTGGGAGAAGTCGGTTCCATTGCCTGTGGTGATGCACTGCGCCTTACCTTTAAAGTGGACGAAAACAAGAGGATCACGGAAGCGAAATTCAAAAGCTTCGGCTGTGCCAGCGCTATTGCGGCGGCGTCGGCCTTGACGGAAATGCTCAAAGGCCTTACGGTAGAAGACGCTGAAAAGATTACAAATCAGGACATTGCGGCTTCCCTTGGGGGGCTTCCTAAGCAAAAGATGCACTGTTCCGTTCTCGGAGAACAGGTTCTTGAAAAGGCCATTGCCTATTATCGGGGGAACCCGGCAGATAACAAAGAAGAGATGATCTGTGAATGTTTCGGCGTGACGGAGCTGGAAATACAAAAGGCTTTGAAGGAGAACAACCTGACGACCGTGGAAGAGGTGACAAACTATACGAAAGCGGGAGGCGGTTGTGGAAGCTGTCACGAAAGGATTCAGGGGATTATCGATTGGGTTCGATCCGCAGCACGCAAGCCCCGCGAACCGAAATTAATAACGATCCGGAACATCCTCATGGTCGAGAAGAGCGGGAAAGAAAATATTGAAAAAAATCAGGCAGGCACATTGCCTGGTTGA
- a CDS encoding response regulator translates to MLKLLLVSHSKDSLRGLSSSLSGKDDIELEMSTSGEEALTRLSSKTVDLVVADEDLGDMTALELSKRLLRINPMINCAVVSSLSPEEFHEASEGLGIMTQLPRQPGMKEAEILIRTLKQIQGLLD, encoded by the coding sequence ATGCTTAAATTGCTATTGGTGAGCCACAGTAAAGACTCGTTAAGAGGCCTGTCCTCGTCGTTAAGCGGAAAAGACGATATTGAACTGGAGATGTCGACCTCCGGTGAAGAAGCTCTGACAAGGCTTTCAAGCAAGACGGTTGATCTCGTTGTTGCCGATGAAGACCTGGGAGACATGACGGCCCTCGAGTTATCGAAAAGGCTGCTCAGAATCAATCCCATGATCAATTGTGCTGTTGTAAGCAGTTTATCCCCTGAAGAATTCCATGAGGCCAGCGAGGGGCTCGGCATCATGACGCAACTGCCGAGACAACCCGGCATGAAGGAAGCTGAAATATTAATTAGAACACTGAAGCAGATTCAAGGACTGCTGGACTGA
- a CDS encoding NifB/NifX family molybdenum-iron cluster-binding protein codes for MKIAVTSQGRELDSPVDPRFGRAAYILIVDSETLIIEVLDNQENVNSLKGAGIQAAASIHNKGAEVLLTGFCGPNAFKTLNAAGIKVASDASGTVREAVQSFLDGKLKFADKENVEGHW; via the coding sequence ATGAAAATTGCCGTTACATCACAGGGCAGGGAACTGGATTCACCGGTAGACCCCCGCTTCGGCAGGGCCGCCTACATTCTGATCGTGGATTCGGAAACGTTGATTATTGAAGTTCTTGACAACCAGGAGAATGTAAATTCTCTTAAAGGGGCTGGAATACAGGCCGCGGCCAGTATCCACAATAAAGGCGCCGAGGTCCTGCTCACCGGCTTTTGCGGTCCAAATGCCTTTAAGACATTAAATGCCGCCGGGATAAAAGTAGCCAGCGACGCCTCCGGCACGGTCAGAGAGGCGGTTCAATCCTTCCTTGACGGAAAGCTGAAATTTGCAGACAAGGAAAATGTGGAAGGTCATTGGTAA
- a CDS encoding NifB/NifX family molybdenum-iron cluster-binding protein encodes MKEGRIAIPSMEAGGLDGHRSGHFGHCDVFTLVDVKNGEIEKVTTIPNQSHIQGGCMVPVNLLAQHNVNALVVGGIGMRPLMGFRQVGINVYYDVTRPEIRPVVEDLIAGILPRIADDQVCGGGGR; translated from the coding sequence ATGAAAGAAGGAAGAATAGCGATCCCATCAATGGAAGCCGGGGGGCTGGATGGGCACAGGTCAGGTCACTTCGGCCATTGTGATGTGTTTACCTTGGTGGATGTCAAGAATGGCGAGATTGAGAAAGTAACCACGATTCCCAATCAGAGCCATATCCAGGGTGGATGCATGGTTCCTGTAAATCTCCTCGCCCAGCATAACGTGAATGCGCTGGTTGTCGGCGGCATTGGCATGAGGCCCCTGATGGGTTTCCGGCAGGTCGGGATCAATGTCTACTACGACGTGACACGACCTGAGATAAGACCCGTTGTTGAAGACCTTATCGCCGGAATACTGCCCAGGATAGCGGATGACCAGGTCTGCGGCGGTGGTGGACGTTAA
- a CDS encoding nucleotide-binding protein, whose protein sequence is MKELVVISGKGGTGKTSLTAAFAALAKGMVLCDADVDAADLHLLTAPKIVERYDFQGGHKAIINHEKCSECGLCRDLCNWSAIDEGFNVAPIDCEGCGVCVYFCPEKAIDFPINTCGEWFISETRFGPMVHARLGIAEENSGRLVTVVRQQATKLAEEKKLELILTDGPPGVGCPVIASIGTATAVLIVVEPTLSGKHDMIRVAELAEQFKVPAMVCVNKFDLNRDETKAIEDTARAGNMEVLEGIPFDPVFTKAMVQGQTLFEYDPRSQTADRVRQIWEKVTERLGIHQS, encoded by the coding sequence ATGAAAGAATTGGTCGTAATAAGTGGAAAAGGTGGAACGGGAAAGACAAGCCTGACCGCGGCCTTTGCAGCTCTCGCAAAAGGCATGGTCCTTTGCGATGCCGATGTGGATGCAGCAGACCTCCATCTGCTCACAGCGCCGAAGATTGTTGAGAGGTATGACTTTCAGGGGGGCCATAAGGCGATCATAAATCACGAGAAATGCTCGGAATGCGGTCTTTGTCGAGATCTGTGCAACTGGAGCGCCATCGATGAAGGGTTCAATGTAGCACCCATCGATTGTGAGGGTTGCGGTGTGTGCGTGTATTTCTGCCCGGAAAAGGCCATCGATTTCCCAATCAATACCTGCGGAGAATGGTTTATCTCCGAAACACGTTTCGGCCCCATGGTTCACGCCAGGCTGGGAATCGCGGAGGAGAATTCCGGAAGGCTTGTTACGGTTGTAAGACAGCAGGCGACAAAGCTGGCTGAAGAAAAGAAGCTTGAACTGATATTGACGGATGGCCCTCCCGGGGTTGGGTGTCCGGTCATTGCTTCCATCGGAACAGCCACCGCCGTTCTCATCGTCGTGGAACCTACCTTATCGGGAAAGCACGATATGATCAGGGTCGCGGAACTGGCTGAACAGTTCAAGGTGCCCGCCATGGTCTGCGTCAACAAATTTGATCTGAACCGGGATGAGACCAAGGCAATAGAAGATACGGCACGCGCAGGAAATATGGAAGTTCTCGAAGGGATACCCTTTGACCCTGTTTTTACAAAGGCCATGGTTCAGGGGCAGACCCTGTTTGAATATGATCCCCGATCACAAACCGCTGACCGAGTCAGACAAATATGGGAAAAAGTTACGGAAAGACTTGGAATTCATCAGTCGTGA
- a CDS encoding ATP-binding protein, which translates to MIISVASGKGGTGKTTVATNLAVSVSGKVRLLDCDVEEPNAHLFLNPVLEYTRTVTTPVPEIDEEKCSGCGKCAEICQFRAIAVLGKTVLTFEHLCHSCGGCMRVCPENAIRWKERELGTIRKGQRKELEFLDGHLKIGEAMSPPLIRKVRSQADRDGLTIIDAPPGTSCPVITAMKGTDFVLLVTEPTPFGLHDLSLALGAVRILGIPCGLVINRCDMGDEKVKEYAREESLPILMEIPFQRDIAEAYSRGELLVESIPGWKEKFLELYQRIEAIVKRGNFS; encoded by the coding sequence ATGATTATCAGCGTGGCAAGCGGCAAGGGTGGAACGGGGAAAACGACGGTAGCGACAAATCTGGCTGTTTCCGTAAGCGGGAAAGTCCGTCTCCTTGATTGTGACGTGGAGGAGCCCAATGCACATCTGTTTCTCAACCCGGTCCTTGAATACACCCGCACCGTTACGACGCCCGTCCCTGAGATTGATGAAGAAAAATGCAGCGGCTGTGGGAAATGTGCGGAAATCTGCCAGTTCAGGGCAATCGCTGTTCTGGGCAAGACGGTTCTGACCTTTGAACATCTCTGTCATAGCTGCGGAGGGTGCATGCGGGTCTGTCCAGAAAATGCCATCCGATGGAAGGAGCGTGAATTGGGAACGATCCGGAAAGGACAGCGGAAAGAACTGGAATTTCTCGACGGTCATTTAAAAATCGGTGAAGCCATGTCTCCTCCGCTGATCAGAAAAGTCCGCTCCCAGGCAGACAGGGATGGACTGACCATTATCGATGCGCCGCCTGGCACTTCCTGTCCCGTGATCACAGCCATGAAAGGAACGGATTTTGTCCTCCTCGTCACGGAGCCGACCCCCTTTGGACTTCATGATCTGAGTCTGGCTTTAGGGGCAGTCAGGATTCTCGGAATCCCCTGCGGTTTGGTAATTAACCGCTGCGATATGGGCGATGAGAAGGTGAAGGAATACGCCAGGGAGGAGTCTCTCCCGATTTTAATGGAAATCCCCTTCCAACGGGACATTGCCGAGGCATATTCCCGCGGCGAACTTCTGGTTGAGAGTATACCCGGGTGGAAGGAAAAATTTCTCGAACTATATCAACGTATTGAAGCAATTGTGAAACGGGGAAACTTTTCATGA
- a CDS encoding sigma-54 interaction domain-containing protein: MNKDKDKESQTQIILDSITDGVFTVDSEWKITSFNRAAESITGIPKEKALGRQCREVFRASICEDSCSLRHTVDTGQPVVNQSIFIENAKGERVPISISTALLKNKKQQVVGGVETFRDLSLVEDLRKELYNRQSFHDIISKNKEMHRLFHIVEQLSDSDATVILSGESGTGKELFAKAIHSVSSRKDGPMITINCGAVPDNLLESELFGYKAGAFTDAKKDKPGRITLAHGGTLFLDEIGDISPAMQVRLLRVLQEKVFEPLGGTKSEKVDVRIIAATNKDLEKLVKEGAFRTDFYYRINVVKLFLPPLRDRKEDIPLLAEYFISKFNRHKGKDIQGIQPEAMAILMSHDYPGNIRELENIIEYAMVVCKNGLIDSKHLPDSLARGSGNENHDALSPKQISLKGQEKDFIYNALAENNWNRKRTAARLGMHPATLWRKIKRLNIELPKQDGRYK; the protein is encoded by the coding sequence ATGAATAAAGATAAAGATAAAGAAAGCCAGACGCAGATCATTCTTGACAGCATTACGGACGGTGTTTTCACCGTTGATTCTGAATGGAAGATCACATCCTTTAACCGCGCAGCGGAGAGCATAACGGGCATCCCGAAAGAAAAGGCACTGGGTAGGCAATGCCGGGAAGTTTTCAGGGCCAGCATCTGCGAAGACTCCTGTTCTCTCAGGCATACCGTCGATACCGGTCAACCCGTTGTCAATCAATCCATCTTTATCGAAAATGCAAAAGGGGAACGCGTTCCCATCAGTATCTCCACGGCCCTCCTCAAAAATAAAAAACAGCAAGTTGTCGGTGGGGTTGAGACGTTCCGGGATCTCAGCCTGGTGGAGGATCTGCGCAAGGAACTTTACAACCGCCAGTCCTTTCATGACATCATCAGCAAAAACAAAGAGATGCATCGTCTCTTCCACATTGTGGAACAGCTGTCCGATAGCGATGCCACGGTTATCCTTTCAGGCGAGAGCGGAACAGGAAAGGAGCTGTTTGCAAAGGCCATTCATTCCGTAAGTTCAAGAAAGGATGGCCCCATGATCACCATCAACTGCGGGGCGGTGCCGGACAATCTCCTTGAATCGGAACTGTTCGGCTACAAGGCCGGGGCCTTTACGGATGCAAAAAAAGACAAACCCGGACGTATCACCCTCGCCCATGGCGGCACTTTGTTTCTGGACGAGATCGGAGACATATCTCCGGCCATGCAGGTTCGCCTCCTCCGCGTCCTCCAGGAAAAGGTTTTTGAGCCTCTGGGAGGAACGAAATCGGAAAAGGTTGACGTGCGGATTATTGCAGCAACGAACAAGGATTTGGAAAAGCTTGTCAAAGAAGGGGCTTTCCGGACAGACTTCTATTACAGGATCAATGTGGTAAAATTATTTCTTCCACCCTTAAGGGATCGAAAGGAGGATATTCCACTCCTGGCGGAATATTTTATCAGCAAATTCAATCGTCACAAGGGAAAGGACATTCAGGGCATTCAACCTGAGGCGATGGCGATCCTCATGTCACATGATTATCCCGGCAATATCCGCGAGTTGGAAAATATTATCGAATATGCGATGGTCGTCTGCAAAAACGGCCTTATAGACAGCAAACATCTCCCCGATTCCCTGGCCCGAGGTTCAGGCAACGAAAATCATGATGCCCTTTCCCCGAAACAGATTTCCCTGAAGGGGCAGGAAAAGGATTTTATCTATAACGCTCTGGCTGAAAATAATTGGAACAGGAAACGCACGGCGGCCCGGCTGGGGATGCACCCTGCGACTCTCTGGCGAAAAATCAAGCGACTGAATATCGAACTGCCTAAACAGGATGGACGTTATAAATGA